A genomic stretch from Empedobacter stercoris includes:
- the kdsA gene encoding 3-deoxy-8-phosphooctulonate synthase, whose amino-acid sequence MIETLSKIKHKDSPNFFLLAGPCAIENEDMALRIAEKVINITDKLEIPYVFKGSFRKANRSRIDSFTGIGDEKALKIIQKVGETFDVPTTTDIHEPFHAEMAAAYVDVLQIPAFLVRQTDLVVAAAKTGKHVTLKKGQFLSPEAMKFPVEKVTDSGNNNVAIIERGTMLGYGDLVVDYRGIPVMQNYAPVILDITHSLQQPNQASGVTGGKPELIETIAKAGIAVGADGIFIETHQDPKNAKSDGANMLQLDLLEGLLTKLVRVRQAIL is encoded by the coding sequence ATGATAGAAACTTTATCAAAGATAAAACACAAAGATTCGCCAAATTTCTTTTTACTTGCTGGTCCATGTGCCATCGAGAATGAGGATATGGCTTTGAGAATTGCTGAAAAAGTAATTAACATTACTGATAAATTAGAGATTCCTTATGTTTTTAAAGGATCTTTCAGAAAAGCAAACCGTTCTCGTATTGATAGTTTTACAGGAATTGGAGATGAAAAAGCATTGAAGATTATTCAAAAAGTAGGCGAAACATTTGATGTTCCTACAACAACGGATATTCATGAACCTTTTCATGCAGAAATGGCTGCAGCTTATGTAGATGTTTTACAAATTCCTGCTTTTTTGGTTCGTCAAACGGACTTAGTTGTTGCTGCTGCAAAAACAGGGAAGCATGTTACGCTGAAAAAAGGACAGTTTCTTTCGCCAGAAGCAATGAAATTTCCTGTTGAAAAAGTGACAGATTCAGGTAACAATAATGTAGCTATAATCGAACGAGGAACAATGTTAGGTTATGGTGATTTAGTGGTGGATTATCGTGGAATTCCTGTGATGCAAAACTATGCGCCAGTTATTTTAGATATCACGCATTCATTACAACAACCAAATCAAGCTTCGGGTGTTACAGGAGGAAAACCAGAGTTAATCGAAACGATTGCAAAAGCTGGAATTGCTGTAGGTGCTGACGGTATTTTTATCGAAACGCATCAAGATCCTAAAAATGCAAAAAGCGACGGAGCAAATATGTTACAATTAGATTTGTTAGAAGGATTATTAACGAAATTAGTTAGAGTTCGTCAAGCAATTCTTTAA
- a CDS encoding 2OG-Fe(II) oxygenase, protein MRRENFADLILQKIKDQKDTIKQQYHTSKNKIGYFWIDDLLPKDLALEINENFPSKDEMVLKKSLKEDKYIAVQMNQYHPILEEIIYAFQDERIVSLIAEICDIKQPIPDSSLYAGGLSMMGNKQFLQPHLDNSHDAKRELWRVLNLLYYVTPDWREEYGGNLEIWQNGLKNEQITIFSKFNRLAVMATHNESLHSVSPIKYEGFRKCVSNYYFSKEPLRETDSFHVTSFRGRPEQKVLDQVLQVDNALRMGVRKVFKKGVVENPHVYKKEKE, encoded by the coding sequence ATGCGCAGAGAAAATTTTGCAGATTTAATTTTACAAAAAATTAAAGACCAAAAAGACACTATAAAACAGCAATATCATACTTCTAAAAATAAAATTGGATATTTTTGGATAGATGATTTATTGCCAAAAGATTTAGCATTGGAAATTAATGAAAACTTTCCTTCTAAAGATGAAATGGTTTTGAAAAAAAGTTTGAAAGAAGATAAATATATCGCTGTTCAAATGAACCAATATCATCCTATTTTGGAAGAGATTATTTATGCTTTTCAAGACGAAAGAATTGTGAGTTTGATTGCAGAAATATGTGATATAAAGCAACCTATTCCAGATTCTTCTTTGTATGCTGGCGGATTGTCGATGATGGGGAATAAACAATTTTTACAACCACATTTAGATAATTCTCATGATGCAAAAAGAGAATTATGGCGCGTATTAAATTTATTGTATTATGTGACACCAGATTGGAGAGAAGAATATGGAGGAAATTTAGAAATTTGGCAAAATGGATTGAAGAATGAGCAGATTACAATTTTTAGTAAATTCAATCGATTAGCTGTAATGGCGACGCATAATGAATCGTTGCATTCGGTTTCACCAATAAAATATGAAGGGTTTAGAAAATGCGTGTCGAATTATTATTTTTCGAAAGAACCTTTAAGAGAAACAGATTCGTTTCATGTTACATCTTTTAGAGGGCGTCCTGAACAAAAAGTGTTGGATCAAGTTTTACAAGTTGATAATGCGTTGAGAATGGGGGTTAGAAAGGTTTTTAAGAAAGGAGTAGTCGAAAATCCGCATGTATATAAAAAAGAAAAAGAATAG
- a CDS encoding P-loop NTPase family protein: MFRDKPLHFVSMDTPFPPSYGGVIDVFFKLQAFHQLGVKVYLHVFGFKENKESGLEKYAEKVYYYPIKQNPFLVFNKSPFSVCSRNGNKLFENITKIDAPIFFESLKTTDIIRKFNLSNQKKYLRLHNIEQNYFEGLALSETNIFKRVMYYLEAKKYIKYEPIMSHFDQIFTLSNYEQDYIYQTFSKGKFIPVFHGNNTFFNLKGCGHYALYHGDLRAADNRRAVEFLIDVFNDIDYPLIIASSSKQAWVEDKIVGRKNIKFIYLEDFKHLLTLFKNAQMNISWSFQQSGTKLKVVNALFNSRYSIINDNVIDDDHIRQLCIEVKNKKELIEQINLLKNKPFIASETYKSILETYLNDRMNAKNILNEIFS, translated from the coding sequence ATGTTTAGAGATAAACCATTACATTTTGTAAGCATGGACACGCCTTTTCCTCCAAGTTATGGAGGAGTGATAGACGTGTTTTTTAAATTACAGGCTTTTCATCAATTAGGGGTAAAAGTGTATTTACATGTTTTTGGATTTAAAGAAAATAAAGAGAGTGGTTTAGAAAAGTATGCTGAAAAAGTCTACTATTATCCTATCAAGCAAAATCCTTTTTTGGTTTTTAATAAATCTCCATTTTCAGTTTGTTCAAGAAATGGAAATAAATTATTTGAAAATATAACCAAAATTGACGCACCAATTTTTTTTGAAAGCCTTAAAACGACAGATATTATTCGAAAATTTAATTTATCAAATCAAAAAAAATATTTAAGATTACATAATATTGAGCAAAATTATTTTGAAGGTTTAGCTTTAAGTGAAACAAATATTTTTAAGAGAGTGATGTATTACTTAGAAGCTAAAAAGTACATTAAATATGAGCCGATTATGAGTCATTTTGATCAAATTTTCACGTTGTCTAATTATGAACAAGATTATATATATCAAACGTTTTCTAAAGGTAAATTTATACCTGTTTTTCATGGGAATAATACCTTTTTTAATTTAAAAGGTTGTGGTCATTATGCCTTGTATCATGGGGATTTAAGAGCAGCAGATAACCGTAGAGCTGTAGAATTTTTGATTGATGTTTTTAACGATATAGATTATCCTTTAATCATCGCTTCAAGTTCTAAACAAGCATGGGTTGAAGATAAAATAGTTGGTAGAAAGAATATTAAATTTATTTACTTAGAAGATTTTAAACATCTGTTAACGTTGTTTAAAAATGCTCAAATGAATATTAGTTGGTCTTTTCAGCAGTCTGGAACGAAATTGAAAGTTGTAAATGCATTATTTAATAGTCGATATTCTATTATTAATGACAATGTGATAGATGACGATCATATTCGTCAATTATGTATTGAAGTTAAGAATAAAAAGGAGCTTATTGAACAAATTAATTTATTGAAAAATAAACCATTTATTGCTTCAGAAACTTACAAATCTATTTTAGAAACTTATTTAAATGACAGAATGAATGCAAAAAATATTTTAAACGAAATTTTTTCTTAA
- a CDS encoding cell division ATP-binding protein FtsE, with amino-acid sequence MEAKNVIELSQSSIYQRNHLVLSDVNFTLNEGEFVYLIGKTGSGKSSLLKVLYGDLPLQSGQGAVVGMDLKSLKTSKIPDLRRHLGIVFQDFQLLTDRTVEQNLIFVLKATGWKDKATIDKRIDEVLDAVGMLSKKKMMPFRLSGGEQQRVSIARALLNHPELILADEPTGNLDPETSNDIMDLLLSVSKQNNCAVLMATHDYEIIRRYPARKVRCEDGKLFEVTEAITE; translated from the coding sequence ATGGAAGCTAAAAATGTAATTGAGTTAAGTCAATCATCTATATATCAAAGAAATCATTTAGTATTATCGGACGTTAATTTTACACTAAACGAAGGTGAATTTGTTTATCTAATCGGGAAAACGGGAAGTGGAAAAAGTAGTTTGTTAAAAGTACTTTATGGTGATTTACCACTACAATCAGGGCAAGGAGCTGTGGTTGGAATGGATTTGAAATCATTAAAAACAAGTAAAATTCCAGACCTTAGAAGGCATTTAGGGATTGTCTTTCAGGATTTCCAATTATTAACAGACCGTACAGTTGAACAAAATTTAATCTTTGTTTTGAAGGCTACAGGTTGGAAAGATAAAGCGACAATTGATAAACGTATCGATGAGGTTTTAGATGCAGTAGGTATGTTGTCTAAAAAGAAAATGATGCCATTCCGTCTTTCAGGTGGTGAGCAGCAGCGTGTTTCTATTGCTCGTGCTTTGTTGAATCATCCAGAATTGATTTTAGCTGATGAGCCGACAGGAAACTTAGATCCAGAAACTTCAAATGACATAATGGATTTGTTGTTATCTGTGTCAAAACAAAATAATTGTGCAGTTTTAATGGCTACACATGATTACGAAATTATTCGTCGTTATCCTGCTCGTAAAGTACGTTGTGAAGACGGAAAATTATTTGAGGTTACTGAAGCAATCACAGAATAA
- a CDS encoding glycosyltransferase, producing MKILSAVLNNIETDQRLDKVCHSLLKFGYDVELIGATLKGKPNLNKPYKTHLIEMNNQSTMKMYAEFNWKLFFTLLKKTDKKTILLANDLDSLFPFYLVSKIKNRPLVFDSHEIFSELPSLQNRPKTKKIWKTLEQFLLPKINHFYTVSDGYANWFHKEYGANPVVIRNVPNRTKLNDKQDFIFFRLPENPTNDKILMYQGAINMSRGIDKMIEAFKYVENCQFWIAGEGPKKAEYEQLVKNLNLTNRIHFLGNIPPKTLKTITPLADVGMSLEEDLGLSYRYALPNKLFDFIQARVPILATNLPEIKKMVEEYNVGKVIINHEPKHLAETLQEILNEGKRSYQENLAKAAKELCWENEEIKLKAIFEQIKK from the coding sequence TTGAAAATTCTTTCTGCAGTATTAAATAATATTGAAACGGATCAACGATTAGATAAAGTTTGTCATTCTTTATTGAAATTTGGATATGATGTAGAATTAATTGGCGCAACATTAAAAGGAAAGCCAAATTTGAATAAACCATACAAAACGCATTTGATTGAGATGAATAATCAATCAACGATGAAAATGTATGCCGAATTTAATTGGAAATTATTTTTTACTTTATTAAAAAAAACAGATAAAAAGACCATTTTATTAGCAAATGATTTGGACAGTTTATTCCCTTTTTACTTGGTCAGCAAAATCAAAAATAGACCTTTAGTTTTTGATAGTCATGAGATTTTCTCAGAGTTACCATCACTTCAGAATCGTCCAAAAACAAAAAAAATATGGAAAACTTTAGAACAATTCTTACTTCCAAAAATCAATCATTTTTACACCGTTAGTGATGGATATGCTAATTGGTTTCATAAAGAATATGGCGCTAATCCGGTTGTGATTAGAAATGTTCCCAATCGAACAAAACTGAATGATAAACAAGATTTTATTTTCTTTCGCTTACCCGAAAATCCAACGAATGACAAAATTTTAATGTATCAAGGAGCAATCAATATGAGTCGAGGAATCGATAAAATGATTGAAGCATTTAAGTATGTCGAAAATTGTCAATTTTGGATTGCTGGAGAAGGTCCAAAAAAAGCAGAATACGAGCAATTGGTAAAAAATTTAAACCTTACAAATCGCATTCATTTTTTAGGAAATATCCCCCCAAAAACTTTAAAAACCATAACACCTTTAGCTGATGTAGGAATGAGTTTGGAAGAAGATTTAGGTTTAAGCTATCGCTATGCTCTACCGAATAAACTATTTGACTTTATTCAAGCAAGAGTTCCTATTTTAGCGACAAATTTACCAGAGATAAAAAAAATGGTAGAAGAATACAACGTAGGTAAAGTGATTATAAACCATGAACCAAAACATTTGGCCGAAACATTACAAGAGATCTTAAACGAAGGAAAACGAAGTTACCAAGAAAATCTTGCAAAAGCTGCAAAAGAACTTTGTTGGGAAAACGAAGAAATAAAACTTAAAGCAATTTTTGAACAAATAAAAAAATAG
- a CDS encoding uroporphyrinogen decarboxylase encodes MDFLSNIGIADIFGYLASVFIVLAFFFSKITTIRIINAIGCICFVIYAAMIEAWPVLIPNALLFLVQAYYIAFKPGK; translated from the coding sequence ATGGATTTTTTATCTAATATTGGTATAGCTGATATTTTTGGCTATTTAGCTTCAGTCTTTATTGTACTAGCATTCTTTTTTTCAAAAATCACAACCATTCGTATTATCAATGCAATAGGGTGTATATGTTTTGTGATTTATGCTGCAATGATTGAGGCTTGGCCAGTTCTTATTCCGAATGCGTTATTATTTTTAGTACAGGCTTATTATATTGCTTTTAAACCTGGAAAATAA